Within Actinoplanes sp. L3-i22, the genomic segment CAACCGGGAAGTCAACCCCCTAAAGCGGACATTTAACGCGAATGTTCGCTGGGGCGACACTCACGTCGAACAGCCGCGCGGATCTCGGCGTACGCTGTCCGGGTGGCGGATCTTCTGGTGTGGATCGACTGTGAGATGACCGGTCTCGACCTGGGCAAGGACAAGCTCATCGAGGTGGCGGCCCTGGTCACCGATCCTGAACTCAACGTGCTCGGCGAGGGCGTCGACCTGGTCATTCACGCCGACGACGCGGCGCTCGACGCGATGCCGCCGGTGGTGCGCGACATGCACGCGAAATCCGGGCTCACCGAGGAGGTGCGCCGTTCGGTGCTCACCATGAGTGAGGCCGAGGAGATCGTCCTGGCATATGTCAAGGAGCATGTCCCCAACCCGCGCACCGCGCCCCTGTGCGGCAACTCGATCGCGACCGACCGGGGTTTCCTGGCTCGGGACATGCCCGCGCTCGACGCCCACCTGCACTACCGGATGATCGACGTCTCGTCGATCAAGGAGCTGACCCGCCGCTGGTTCCCGCGGGTGTATTTCGGTCAGCCGGCCAAGGGCCTGTCCCACCGTGCCCTCGCCGACATCCGGGAAAGCATCCGCGAGCTGGAGTATTACCGCCGCACCGTGTTCGTCCCGCAGCCCGGCCCGGACGTGGAGACCGCCAAGGCGATCGCCGCCGGCCTCTGACACGCCTTGGGTAACCCGGTCGACGAGCCGGGGGCGGGTGTGGCTATGATTGACCGGCACCACGGGGGAGTTCTTCCCACGCGGTCATGGTGGTCGTAGCTCAGCTGGTAGAGCACCGGGTTGTGGTCCCGGGGGTCGCGGGTTCAAGTCCCGTCGATCACCCCATGGAAAGTCCAGGCAAAAGCGCCTGATCGCGAAAGCGGTCAGGCGCTTTTCCGTTCCCGCGCCCCATTGCGGGGGCGCAAAGCGGCGAGGTCCCGGCTGGTCGTCAGGGCTGCTCAAGCCGGCTGACGCAGCCCTGGACGCCAGCCGGAGCCCGGACACGCGCAGCGCCCCCGATGGGGAGCGCGGGCCACGAACTCGGCACGGCGGCGGGGCCGGCGAAAAAGTTTCTTGGGAGCGCGCAACCTTTTCCGGGCCCGGAACAACTGGGTGGGTGATCAACCTTCGTGCCTTCACCCGGGAGTCCCCCTGATGCTCGCCAAGCGTTTCGTCGCACCGCTCGCGGTGGTGGCGGTCGGCACCGGCGCCGCGGTCTTCGGCGTCCTGAACGCCGACGCCGCCGAGACGGTCGGCTGCGCCGTCACCTACACCGTCACCAGCCAGTGGAACTCCGGCTTCTCCGGGGACGTGAAGGTGCGCAACACCGGCGCCTCGGCGGTTGACGGCTGGACGCTCGGGTTCGCGTTCCCGAACGGTCAGAAGGTCGGCTCCGGCTGGAACGGCACCTGGACCCAGACCGGCGCGAACGTCACCGTGACCGACGCCGGCTGGAACAAGACGATCGCCTCCGGGTCGACGCTCA encodes:
- the orn gene encoding oligoribonuclease, with the protein product MADLLVWIDCEMTGLDLGKDKLIEVAALVTDPELNVLGEGVDLVIHADDAALDAMPPVVRDMHAKSGLTEEVRRSVLTMSEAEEIVLAYVKEHVPNPRTAPLCGNSIATDRGFLARDMPALDAHLHYRMIDVSSIKELTRRWFPRVYFGQPAKGLSHRALADIRESIRELEYYRRTVFVPQPGPDVETAKAIAAGL